The following coding sequences are from one Nicotiana tabacum cultivar K326 chromosome 1, ASM71507v2, whole genome shotgun sequence window:
- the LOC107810915 gene encoding putative WRKY transcription factor 40, whose protein sequence is MDTSSRDKSFAIDLNTNPPPQNINSIPHEMMDEELIRMKEENKKLTTMLTTLCENYNYLQTHLIELLQKHNSEEENSKLLSRKRKAEDDHYCCANSEEVSPKRPREIRTNVSTVCVKTTPSDQSAVVKDGYHWRKYGQKVTRDNPSPRAYYKCSFAPSCPVKKKVQRSVENPSVLVATYEGEHNHPLPSQAQVTAPLINHNVTTNPTFLNKFMEDIDTTSLQQDLVAQMAHSLTRNPNFTAAVAAAISGNFFEYD, encoded by the exons ATGGATACAAGTTCTAGGGACAAGTCTTTTGCTATTGACCTTAACACAAATCCTCCACCGCAAAATATCAATAGTATTCCG CATGAGATGATGGATGAAGAGTTGATTAGGATGAAAGAGGAGAACAAGAAGCTAACAACAATGCTAACAACTTTGTGTGAGAACTACAATTACTTGCAAACTCACCTAATTGAATTGCTGCAAAAACACAACTCTGAGGAGGAAAATTCCAAATTATTATCAAGAAAAAGAAAGGCTGAAGATGATCACTACTGTTGTGCTAATTCAGAAGAAGTATCACCTAAGAGGCCAAGGGAAATCAGAACCAATGTTTCAACTGTTTGTGTTAAAACTACTCCCTCCGATCAAAGCGCT GTGGTGAAAGATGGATATCACTGGAGAAAATATGGTCAAAAAGTCACAAGAGATAACCCTTCACCTAGAGCCTACTATAAGTGTTCTTTTGCACCATCTTGCCCAGTCAAAAAGAAG GTGCAAAGAAGTGTTGAAAATCCATCAGTTTTAGTAGCTACATATGAGGGGGAGCACAACCATCCTCTCCCATCCCAAGCTCAAGTAACAGCGCCATTAATTAACCATAATGTTACAACAAATCCTACATTTCTGAACAAATTCATGGAAGACATTGACACAACATCACTACAACAAGATTTAGTCGCACAAATGGCACATTCCTTGACAAGGAACCCTAATTTCACGGCTGCAGTCGCTGCAGCCATCTCCGGGAATTTTTTTGAATATGATTAA